In the genome of Rhodothermales bacterium, one region contains:
- a CDS encoding Ig-like domain-containing protein — translation MIKTILSTCLLLLLFVLPASGQTVVIDFGPISGGIGETVLVPVDLSGVESTDGFNSFSFSVNVTGSNLLYNEGQNSTTGTLGASTGWNVVSNNGKVAGFASSSNAISASGTLINLSVTIQAEGSGTIELTGFTLKKNNSQGVAEDVPFSPAVPTAALSVSNAPEATDDSYQLDEGATLVVLAAQGVLANDTDADGDALTATVASNVSNGTLTLNADGSFTYTHNGSETTSDSFTYTVSDGADTDIGLVAITINPVNDAPVFTAFMENVEVNQGGTVIGDFTATDGENDLLTYSLVSGPSGVILDATTGDFVWAATETGEFEVIVAVSDGTVFVNAPAFTIRVRAVESFYGELSGLNSTTMVSGQASGFISSTFIPDDNELVIDGEFTGIGSLHAVSQLGIGAFLEAGASVTALTPTFPGGDASARSATFNNNVIDLTSLTYPSGESMATFVAALRAGDVFVSVRTVDNLEGELRAQLAPDDNTAPTSLDVAVPSSASVTGSPSDELYTATWAGQASDPDGDATRLILQVAADAGFGEVLSSWDVSVTPNGTVAVTVDDAAQLVDRIIGATQLGGSADAHYRLVTTDGAALSSGATSSITLVRGTVTNTDEDSTVPEQFLLRGNYPNPFNPTTSIEFDLPEAADVEVRVLDLLGRTMLTVPSQALSAGTNQRIRIDAEDLASGIYIYRVLVTSAERSHVATGTMTLIK, via the coding sequence ATGATCAAAACGATACTGTCCACGTGTTTACTCCTCCTTCTTTTTGTCCTGCCGGCATCGGGTCAGACCGTTGTCATTGACTTCGGGCCCATCAGTGGAGGAATAGGAGAAACGGTCCTGGTCCCCGTCGACCTGTCGGGTGTGGAGTCGACGGACGGTTTCAACAGCTTCTCGTTTTCGGTCAACGTGACCGGATCGAATCTCCTCTACAATGAGGGACAGAACAGCACGACAGGAACACTCGGCGCATCGACGGGCTGGAATGTGGTGTCGAACAATGGCAAAGTGGCTGGCTTCGCATCATCCAGCAATGCCATTTCCGCATCGGGCACACTCATCAACCTGTCTGTCACCATCCAGGCTGAAGGATCCGGTACGATCGAGTTGACCGGGTTTACCCTGAAAAAAAACAACTCCCAGGGTGTTGCGGAAGACGTGCCCTTCTCGCCGGCCGTTCCAACGGCGGCGTTGAGTGTATCGAATGCGCCCGAAGCAACGGACGACTCCTACCAACTTGACGAAGGAGCGACGCTCGTGGTATTGGCCGCGCAGGGTGTGCTGGCCAACGATACCGATGCCGACGGCGACGCCTTGACGGCCACGGTTGCCAGCAACGTATCCAATGGTACGCTGACCCTGAATGCCGATGGGTCCTTCACCTACACGCATAATGGATCGGAGACCACCAGCGACTCGTTTACCTACACGGTTTCGGACGGTGCGGATACCGATATCGGTCTGGTCGCCATCACGATCAATCCGGTCAATGACGCGCCCGTCTTCACGGCATTCATGGAGAATGTGGAAGTGAACCAGGGGGGCACGGTCATCGGTGACTTCACGGCGACCGACGGCGAGAATGATCTGTTGACGTATTCCCTCGTTTCGGGACCGTCCGGCGTCATTCTGGACGCTACGACAGGTGATTTTGTCTGGGCTGCCACGGAAACCGGTGAGTTTGAGGTGATTGTTGCCGTTTCTGATGGCACCGTGTTTGTCAACGCCCCCGCGTTTACCATCCGGGTCCGGGCCGTTGAATCGTTTTACGGTGAACTCTCCGGACTGAACTCCACCACGATGGTATCGGGACAGGCCTCCGGATTCATTTCTTCGACGTTCATTCCCGATGACAATGAATTGGTCATTGATGGTGAGTTCACGGGTATCGGCTCCCTGCACGCGGTGTCCCAACTCGGCATCGGTGCCTTCCTGGAAGCCGGAGCCAGTGTGACCGCTCTTACGCCGACTTTCCCCGGAGGAGATGCCAGCGCACGGAGTGCCACGTTCAACAACAATGTCATTGATTTGACATCATTGACCTATCCGAGCGGCGAGTCCATGGCCACGTTCGTGGCGGCGCTTCGTGCCGGAGACGTTTTTGTATCCGTCCGGACGGTGGACAATCTGGAAGGGGAACTGCGGGCGCAGCTCGCCCCGGACGACAATACCGCACCGACCTCGTTGGATGTGGCGGTGCCGTCGAGTGCTTCGGTCACCGGAAGTCCATCGGATGAGCTGTATACGGCCACGTGGGCCGGACAAGCCTCCGATCCCGATGGCGACGCTACCCGGTTGATCCTCCAGGTCGCGGCAGACGCCGGCTTCGGGGAGGTCCTGTCGTCCTGGGATGTATCGGTTACCCCCAATGGTACGGTCGCCGTAACGGTGGACGATGCAGCGCAGTTGGTGGACCGGATTATCGGTGCTACCCAACTTGGTGGATCGGCTGACGCCCACTACCGCTTGGTCACCACGGACGGTGCGGCACTCTCATCGGGTGCCACCTCGTCCATTACGCTCGTTCGGGGCACGGTCACGAATACCGACGAGGATTCGACGGTCCCGGAGCAGTTCCTGCTGCGCGGCAACTATCCGAATCCCTTCAATCCGACAACCAGCATTGAATTTGACCTGCCGGAAGCGGCCGATGTCGAAGTCCGGGTGCTCGATCTGTTGGGACGGACCATGCTGACGGTCCCGTCGCAGGCACTTTCCGCCGGCACGAACCAGCGCATCCGGATTGACGCCGAGGATCTCGCATCGGGCATCTACATCTACCGGGTCCTGGTGACATCGGCCGAGCGGTCGCATGTCGCCACAGGGACCATGACCCTCATCAAATGA
- a CDS encoding UbiA family prenyltransferase — protein MAHSGWHIALVAVALLVSSSRMLDVPLDEMLLLASAAGAFLVYVLDRQWGRDEDRVNHPDRERWWLARGRVRWIVVGVLAGVAVWAGLQLPVRVLVVGLGLGAIGLAYVGPWGQWSLKRLSGRARFVVVALVWGVAVVVLPGLASAAQSGPGSGAAWSSLVLLAAYRTAWLIPNTLAAEYHGREGDRTAGMQNVTRDWTRASLTRWTWMAVVAATVLAAALLVVLPSGVRWILITDGIGLLAMGVYIGRVGDITGSVIFVLDLMVMWPVVPALFMGAN, from the coding sequence GTGGCACACTCAGGGTGGCACATTGCGCTGGTCGCTGTAGCCCTCCTGGTATCGTCCAGTCGAATGCTGGATGTCCCTCTTGATGAAATGCTCCTGCTTGCTTCGGCGGCCGGAGCATTTCTGGTTTATGTACTGGACCGGCAATGGGGACGGGACGAGGACCGCGTGAATCACCCGGACCGGGAGCGTTGGTGGCTGGCACGCGGTCGGGTACGATGGATCGTGGTGGGTGTGCTGGCCGGTGTGGCGGTCTGGGCCGGTCTCCAGTTGCCCGTGCGCGTCCTTGTGGTCGGCCTGGGGCTGGGGGCCATCGGGCTGGCGTATGTGGGTCCGTGGGGCCAGTGGAGCCTGAAGAGGCTGTCCGGTCGAGCGCGGTTCGTCGTGGTGGCGCTGGTGTGGGGCGTGGCCGTGGTGGTGCTTCCAGGCTTGGCAAGCGCAGCGCAGTCCGGACCGGGATCGGGGGCAGCGTGGTCGAGTCTGGTCCTGCTGGCGGCCTACCGCACCGCCTGGTTGATCCCCAACACCCTGGCTGCGGAATACCACGGAAGGGAAGGGGACCGGACGGCCGGCATGCAGAACGTGACCCGGGATTGGACGCGTGCAAGCCTGACGCGGTGGACGTGGATGGCTGTTGTTGCGGCAACCGTGTTGGCGGCGGCGCTTCTCGTCGTATTGCCGTCGGGGGTCCGCTGGATCTTGATCACGGACGGGATCGGCCTTCTCGCCATGGGCGTGTATATTGGGAGGGTAGGGGACATCACGGGATCGGTGATATTCGTTCTCGACCTGATGGTCATGTGGCCCGTCGTTCCTGCACTATTTATGGGAGCGAATTGA
- a CDS encoding GWxTD domain-containing protein: protein MTALLFPASAPVLAQTPVQIDVDHAAFAFDGESSLVEMYFAFEAATLQYVGTENGFMAELPVQMAVVRSTQAQLDGTPTEPVWSEETSLSFVVPDTTGLAEGQHFVHQVRAAIPPGEYELRVTIPAGPSGLDSDLTVQRDLLVPDFSEESSVKVSDVTLASQITPSQDREDAFYKNGMVIRPNANQLYGSGLNFLFWYAEIYNLDQLAASSDNYTVFSYIAEANVPQPLGDMQRRMPRPLRSPDVVVGSFNIRTLPSGSYFLRIAVLNANNEAVAEQSRKFFIYNPDVQREQVVAVETDFEASQYANMSEEEVDRMERHVNVIASDSERRRLRGIRDLDEKRRFFMDFWGARDPNPNTPINEYQENFYALVQYANDRYTTSFDEGWNTDRGRALLKFGAPTSIEPHLFDRGYAPYELWEYNNIPGEGQALFVFADLDGFGSFELVHSTVTGERKLADWQNELRR from the coding sequence TTGACGGCACTGCTATTCCCGGCCTCGGCTCCGGTCCTGGCTCAGACACCGGTCCAGATTGATGTGGACCATGCTGCGTTTGCGTTCGACGGGGAGTCGTCACTGGTCGAAATGTACTTCGCGTTCGAAGCTGCCACGTTGCAATACGTGGGAACGGAGAACGGATTCATGGCCGAATTGCCCGTCCAGATGGCGGTCGTTCGCTCTACCCAGGCCCAGTTGGATGGCACGCCAACGGAACCTGTCTGGTCGGAGGAGACGTCCTTGTCATTCGTGGTTCCGGATACGACGGGCCTGGCCGAGGGACAGCACTTCGTGCACCAGGTCCGTGCGGCCATACCTCCGGGGGAATATGAACTGCGTGTCACGATCCCGGCAGGACCTTCCGGTCTGGATTCGGACCTGACCGTGCAGCGGGATCTGCTCGTGCCGGACTTCTCCGAGGAAAGCAGTGTCAAGGTATCGGATGTCACGCTCGCCAGCCAGATCACGCCCAGCCAGGACCGGGAAGATGCCTTCTACAAGAACGGCATGGTCATCCGTCCGAATGCCAATCAATTGTATGGCAGCGGACTGAACTTCCTGTTCTGGTATGCGGAGATCTACAACCTGGACCAGCTGGCCGCATCATCGGACAACTATACGGTCTTCTCGTATATCGCTGAGGCGAATGTGCCCCAGCCCCTCGGGGACATGCAGCGTCGTATGCCCCGGCCGCTCCGGTCCCCCGACGTTGTCGTGGGTTCATTCAACATCCGGACGCTTCCCAGCGGATCCTATTTCCTGCGTATTGCGGTGCTGAATGCCAACAACGAGGCTGTTGCCGAACAGTCCCGGAAGTTCTTCATTTACAATCCGGACGTGCAGCGCGAGCAGGTCGTGGCCGTTGAGACGGATTTCGAGGCCAGCCAGTACGCGAACATGTCCGAAGAGGAGGTGGACCGGATGGAACGGCACGTCAATGTGATTGCCAGCGATTCGGAACGACGGCGGCTGCGCGGCATCCGGGACCTCGACGAGAAACGGCGCTTTTTCATGGATTTCTGGGGTGCCCGCGACCCCAATCCGAATACACCCATCAATGAGTACCAGGAAAACTTCTACGCATTGGTCCAATACGCCAATGACCGGTACACCACGAGTTTTGACGAAGGGTGGAATACCGACCGTGGGCGGGCTCTGCTGAAGTTCGGGGCGCCGACCTCCATAGAACCCCATCTGTTCGACCGCGGCTACGCCCCGTATGAACTCTGGGAGTACAACAACATTCCGGGCGAAGGGCAGGCCCTTTTCGTGTTCGCCGATCTGGATGGCTTCGGTTCGTTCGAACTGGTCCACTCAACGGTGACCGGAGAACGTAAACTTGCCGACTGGCAGAACGAGCTGCGGCGGTAG
- a CDS encoding amino acid--tRNA ligase-related protein: MHTYIEDLSKHEGQSVTLKGWLYNKRSSKGLHFLVLRDGSGLCQCVVNEDAVSTESWAAADAATQESALAITGTVRADDRQVGGYELQATAVELIHLAEEYPITPKEHGIDFLMNHRHLWLRSRRQWAIMRVRNRVIMSIHQFFQEQGFVQMDAPILTGNAVEGTSTLFEMDYFGGSAYLTQSGQLHGEAMAMAMGRIYTFGPTFRAEKSKTRRHLTEFWMIEPEMAFYDLDMTMELTERMLIRIVTDAIRDCALELETLERDLEPLRRVAGPFPRVTYTDAVALLKSDKTMKMVDERIAAVQQEERDLLAEREDSRARYGQAKKWEKRKIDAREIEIARRLADVEEELRNLPKWKESAAAFEWGNDFGGSDETLITWHYDRPIFVHRFPQEFKAFYMKRDPEDDRLALGMDVLAPEGYGEIVGGGERATDLAFLQQQVKDHGLPEEVFKWYFDLRRYGSVPHSGYGLGLERTVTWICGLHHLRETIPFPRTLDRLYP, encoded by the coding sequence ATGCATACGTATATCGAGGACCTGTCCAAGCACGAGGGGCAGTCCGTTACGCTCAAAGGATGGCTGTACAACAAGCGATCCTCGAAAGGTCTCCATTTCCTCGTCCTGCGGGACGGCAGCGGGCTCTGCCAGTGCGTCGTCAATGAGGATGCCGTGTCCACGGAGAGTTGGGCTGCGGCGGACGCGGCCACTCAGGAAAGCGCGCTCGCCATTACCGGAACGGTGAGGGCGGACGATCGCCAGGTGGGGGGATACGAACTCCAGGCGACCGCCGTGGAACTCATCCATCTCGCCGAGGAATACCCCATTACGCCGAAGGAGCATGGGATAGACTTCCTCATGAACCACCGGCACCTGTGGTTGCGCAGCCGTCGGCAATGGGCCATCATGCGAGTGCGCAACCGGGTCATCATGTCCATCCACCAGTTCTTCCAGGAGCAGGGCTTCGTGCAGATGGATGCGCCCATCCTGACCGGCAATGCCGTGGAAGGCACGTCCACCTTGTTCGAGATGGACTATTTCGGTGGAAGTGCCTACCTGACGCAGTCCGGGCAGCTGCACGGGGAAGCCATGGCCATGGCCATGGGGCGGATCTACACGTTCGGCCCCACGTTCCGCGCCGAGAAGTCCAAGACGCGGCGCCACTTGACTGAATTCTGGATGATTGAACCCGAAATGGCGTTCTACGATCTGGACATGACCATGGAGCTCACCGAGCGCATGCTTATCCGGATTGTGACCGATGCCATACGGGACTGCGCGCTGGAACTGGAGACCCTGGAACGGGATCTGGAGCCGCTTCGGCGGGTCGCCGGTCCATTCCCGCGCGTGACCTACACGGACGCCGTGGCGCTCCTGAAGTCCGACAAGACCATGAAGATGGTCGATGAGAGGATAGCGGCCGTACAACAGGAAGAGCGTGATCTCCTGGCCGAACGGGAAGATTCCCGCGCCCGCTACGGTCAGGCAAAGAAATGGGAAAAGCGCAAGATCGATGCACGAGAGATAGAAATTGCACGCCGGCTTGCCGACGTCGAGGAAGAGTTGCGCAATCTGCCCAAGTGGAAGGAATCGGCCGCCGCATTTGAATGGGGCAATGATTTTGGCGGCAGTGATGAAACCCTGATTACGTGGCATTATGACCGTCCCATCTTCGTGCATCGCTTCCCGCAGGAGTTCAAGGCGTTCTATATGAAACGAGATCCGGAAGACGATCGACTTGCGCTCGGCATGGATGTACTGGCGCCCGAGGGGTACGGTGAAATCGTGGGCGGTGGCGAGCGGGCCACCGACCTGGCCTTTCTCCAGCAGCAGGTGAAGGACCACGGGCTGCCGGAAGAAGTCTTCAAGTGGTATTTCGACCTCCGGCGGTACGGCAGCGTTCCACACAGTGGATACGGATTGGGTCTGGAACGGACGGTGACCTGGATCTGCGGCCTGCACCATTTGCGGGAGACGATTCCATTTCCGCGGACCCTCGACCGGCTGTATCCCTGA
- a CDS encoding SIMPL domain-containing protein (The SIMPL domain is named for its presence in mouse protein SIMPL (signalling molecule that associates with mouse pelle-like kinase). Bacterial member BP26, from Brucella, was shown to assemble into a channel-like structure, while YggE from E. coli has been associated with resistance to oxidative stress.) yields the protein MKRHLTLFALFIFLVGTSNAQTGHHSGTPYDIRSVLQSRGEGTVMVEPDQATLRFSIVTEHKNPQTAMQLNEDASGTALRAVRSLGIADRHLQVQNIRLEPKREWNEEGRRWVELGYEARRFVSVTVTDLDVLPNLVSAVVDEGANRLEQLQYELADRSAAELEALGKAVANAKARAMAMAAALGSSKVVPIRVIEEGASMPEPVLMARSFAKDEMAQMGGAPDPAAWSGGLIEVRVAVSAEFAFRSE from the coding sequence ATGAAACGTCATCTTACCCTCTTCGCGCTGTTCATTTTCCTGGTCGGAACGTCCAATGCGCAGACCGGGCATCATTCCGGCACACCGTACGATATTCGATCTGTCTTGCAGTCCCGCGGCGAGGGAACCGTCATGGTGGAGCCGGATCAGGCCACGCTCCGTTTCTCCATTGTGACAGAGCACAAGAATCCGCAGACGGCCATGCAGCTGAACGAGGATGCGTCGGGCACGGCCCTGCGTGCGGTGCGCAGTCTGGGCATTGCAGACCGTCACCTGCAGGTGCAGAACATCCGGCTCGAACCCAAGCGTGAATGGAATGAAGAGGGCCGCCGATGGGTGGAGCTGGGCTACGAAGCCCGTAGGTTTGTGAGTGTAACGGTGACCGATCTCGACGTGTTGCCGAATCTGGTCAGCGCGGTCGTCGACGAGGGGGCAAACCGACTCGAACAATTGCAGTATGAACTGGCCGACCGGAGTGCCGCGGAATTGGAAGCGCTCGGAAAGGCCGTCGCCAATGCCAAGGCGCGCGCCATGGCCATGGCGGCCGCGCTGGGAAGCTCGAAGGTCGTACCCATCCGGGTCATTGAGGAAGGCGCGAGCATGCCCGAACCCGTCCTCATGGCGCGGTCTTTCGCCAAGGATGAAATGGCCCAGATGGGCGGAGCGCCCGATCCCGCCGCATGGTCCGGTGGCCTGATCGAGGTCCGGGTCGCTGTCTCGGCTGAGTTCGCCTTCAGGAGCGAGTGA
- a CDS encoding GlsB/YeaQ/YmgE family stress response membrane protein has translation MTILWFILIGFAAGALAKMITPSKEGGGFILTTLLGIAGAVVGGFLGGFFGLTPDSLLGELLFAVGGALVLLWAWNALKK, from the coding sequence ATGACTATTCTCTGGTTCATCCTGATTGGATTCGCCGCTGGCGCCCTGGCCAAAATGATCACGCCCAGCAAGGAAGGGGGTGGATTCATCCTCACGACGCTCCTGGGGATCGCCGGGGCCGTGGTCGGCGGATTCCTGGGCGGCTTTTTCGGCCTGACGCCCGACAGCCTGCTCGGTGAGCTGTTGTTCGCCGTGGGCGGCGCGCTCGTCCTGCTCTGGGCCTGGAACGCGCTCAAGAAATAA
- the glmM gene encoding phosphoglucosamine mutase, producing the protein MSRTLVVSISGIRGIVGRGLDPEVVARYAGAYAGWCHDQAGGETPVVVVGRDARVSGALYAELVMNTLQAAGCDVIDAGLATTPTVEMAVIREGATGGIVLSASHNPAEWNALKLLGPSGEFLSPAEAADVIERPAGPWADYQALGQRRSASYLDYHVQAVVDLPEIDIESIRKRDFRIVVDGINSVGAIAMPALLEALGVRREQIILVNGEPHGRFAHPAEPLPQNLVETCAVVAREGADIGLVVDPDADRLALIQDGGVYVSEELTQVLATDFWWGRHDGPFVTNLSSSRAIEDVARQRGQQVFRSAVGEINVVEEMKRTGAVIGGEGNGGVILSALHNGRDALVGAAFILQHLVNQGRSLSSLVADLPTYHMAKLKTDIAGHDPEVLLARMAQRYSGGDGAGSAGRVSTVDGVKVDLDEGWVHMRRSNTEPIIRVYTEAGSPEAAHALGERFMAELLDD; encoded by the coding sequence ATGTCCCGGACATTGGTCGTTTCAATATCAGGTATTCGCGGCATAGTTGGTAGGGGGCTGGACCCGGAAGTCGTTGCGCGGTATGCCGGAGCCTACGCCGGTTGGTGCCACGACCAGGCCGGTGGGGAAACTCCGGTGGTTGTCGTCGGACGGGATGCACGTGTTTCGGGCGCCCTCTACGCCGAGCTCGTCATGAACACGTTGCAAGCGGCCGGGTGCGATGTGATTGATGCCGGCCTGGCCACGACGCCGACGGTCGAGATGGCGGTCATTCGCGAAGGTGCGACCGGTGGAATCGTGCTGAGCGCATCGCACAATCCGGCCGAATGGAACGCGTTGAAGTTGCTGGGGCCATCGGGAGAGTTCCTGTCACCCGCAGAGGCCGCCGATGTCATTGAGCGCCCCGCCGGGCCATGGGCGGATTACCAGGCCCTGGGACAGCGGCGCAGCGCATCCTATCTGGACTACCACGTGCAGGCCGTCGTCGACCTTCCGGAAATCGACATCGAATCCATCCGGAAGCGGGATTTCCGGATTGTGGTCGATGGAATCAACTCGGTGGGCGCCATTGCGATGCCCGCGCTGCTGGAGGCCTTGGGCGTTCGGCGGGAGCAGATCATCCTCGTGAACGGCGAGCCGCATGGGCGGTTTGCGCATCCCGCGGAACCGTTGCCACAGAATCTGGTGGAGACGTGCGCCGTGGTGGCACGCGAGGGGGCGGACATCGGACTGGTGGTCGACCCTGACGCCGACCGGCTGGCGCTCATCCAGGACGGAGGGGTCTACGTGAGCGAGGAACTCACGCAGGTGCTCGCGACGGACTTCTGGTGGGGCCGGCATGACGGGCCTTTCGTTACGAACCTGTCCTCGTCCAGGGCCATAGAGGACGTGGCGCGACAGAGGGGACAGCAGGTTTTCCGCTCGGCGGTCGGCGAAATCAATGTGGTCGAGGAAATGAAGCGGACCGGAGCGGTCATAGGCGGTGAGGGGAACGGTGGGGTCATCCTGTCCGCGCTCCACAACGGCCGGGACGCCCTGGTCGGCGCCGCGTTCATCCTGCAGCACCTGGTCAATCAGGGTCGGTCCCTGTCGTCGCTGGTTGCGGATTTGCCTACCTACCACATGGCCAAGCTGAAGACCGACATTGCCGGTCACGATCCGGAGGTTCTGCTCGCGCGGATGGCGCAGCGGTATTCAGGTGGGGACGGGGCGGGATCCGCCGGCCGCGTGTCGACCGTGGACGGGGTCAAGGTGGATCTGGACGAGGGCTGGGTCCACATGCGTCGCTCCAACACGGAGCCCATCATCCGGGTCTATACCGAAGCCGGATCCCCGGAAGCCGCTCACGCGCTGGGCGAACGGTTCATGGCCGAGCTGCTGGACGATTAA
- a CDS encoding deoxynucleoside kinase, with protein MSLFDELQDGPRESGPVAVPRVLPDNLQYVVIEGVIGAGKTTLARELAERFNGRLVLEEFDENPFLERFYQDRPRWAFQTQLSFLASRFRQQQGISRGDLFHDVVVADYSFDKDRIFARTNLDGDELSLYETMFGIMQPRTPVPDLVVYLQSSTERLMVNIAERGRPYEANMERDYIAQLNDAYNAYFFHYTASPLLIVNATHIDFVKQSGDLDELIRQIGGITHPGTRYFNPSR; from the coding sequence ATGAGCCTCTTTGACGAACTCCAGGATGGCCCCAGGGAGAGCGGGCCGGTAGCCGTACCCCGTGTGCTCCCGGACAATCTGCAATACGTCGTCATTGAAGGGGTCATCGGAGCCGGCAAGACCACCTTGGCGCGCGAACTGGCCGAGCGCTTCAACGGCCGATTGGTCCTGGAGGAGTTCGATGAAAATCCGTTCCTGGAACGGTTCTATCAGGACCGGCCCCGCTGGGCCTTCCAGACGCAGTTGAGTTTCCTGGCCAGCCGGTTCCGGCAGCAGCAGGGCATTTCACGCGGGGACCTGTTCCACGATGTCGTGGTGGCCGACTATTCGTTCGACAAGGATCGCATATTTGCGCGGACCAACCTGGACGGCGACGAGCTGTCCCTCTACGAAACGATGTTCGGCATCATGCAGCCCCGGACACCCGTGCCGGATCTGGTGGTGTATCTGCAGTCCTCCACCGAGCGGCTCATGGTGAACATCGCCGAGCGGGGCCGCCCCTACGAAGCGAACATGGAGCGCGATTACATTGCCCAGCTGAATGACGCCTACAATGCGTACTTCTTCCACTACACGGCCAGTCCGTTGCTCATTGTGAACGCAACGCACATTGATTTCGTGAAACAATCGGGCGATCTGGACGAACTCATCCGACAGATCGGGGGCATCACGCATCCCGGCACCCGCTACTTCAATCCGTCGCGCTGA
- the folK gene encoding 2-amino-4-hydroxy-6-hydroxymethyldihydropteridine diphosphokinase — protein MNHAYIAMGSNLDEPHRTRLDFLRAATRELGASAGLEVCAVSSVYESPALQAPADKSGPDNLRPSEEPQPPYLNAVVHVRTSLSPDALLERCLDIERRHGRVRSAGRRWESRTLDLDIVYMEGVHLASEDLTVPHPGLAERRFVLEPLAEIAPGLLIGPPLDASVEYLLSVCPDEAIPTRLRLDEPL, from the coding sequence ATGAACCACGCCTACATCGCAATGGGATCCAACCTCGACGAACCGCATCGGACGCGCCTGGACTTCCTACGGGCGGCCACCCGGGAGCTCGGCGCATCGGCTGGCCTCGAGGTATGCGCCGTATCATCCGTCTATGAAAGCCCGGCATTGCAGGCGCCTGCAGACAAATCCGGACCAGACAACCTCCGGCCGTCAGAGGAGCCTCAACCCCCGTATCTGAACGCCGTCGTCCACGTGCGGACGTCGCTCTCCCCCGACGCATTGCTGGAGCGCTGCCTGGACATCGAACGCCGTCACGGCCGGGTACGCAGCGCGGGGCGCCGGTGGGAATCGCGTACCCTGGATCTGGACATCGTGTACATGGAGGGGGTCCACCTGGCGAGCGAGGACCTGACGGTGCCCCATCCAGGTCTGGCCGAACGCCGCTTCGTCCTTGAACCGCTTGCGGAAATTGCCCCGGGACTCCTCATTGGTCCTCCACTGGACGCGTCTGTCGAGTATCTTCTGTCCGTGTGCCCTGACGAGGCAATCCCAACCAGACTCCGACTCGATGAGCCTCTTTGA